The Altererythrobacter sp. ZODW24 genome window below encodes:
- a CDS encoding TonB-dependent receptor, whose translation MNSTNFRKHMLGAGSALRVLAMVGAGVAASTVAITPAAAQDYTSGAITGTVTDDTGAAVSGATVTVVSQSQGFTRTSTTSSNGNFRFGSLPTGDYDIEVSNGGTVGYRAEAVPVLAGQSNSINIELASTGGDVITVIGTQIANDFEGTTQGLNVDLEELVKTVPISRDLTSVVLLAPGTTQGDSAFGNLASIGGSSVAENAYYVNGLNLTNFDNYLGSARVPFEMLRSVEAKTGGYPAEFGRATGGVVNSVTKSGSNDWSGAVHLNWEPDFLQSYGEDQFRNGLGSNITNRAAETSDSYSAIVELGGPIIKDRLFVYGLVEFREDKFTTVNRANNTVTETVADDPFWGVKVDAYPLDNHHFEFTIFDTERTSNVSEGSYLETANGVQIGQFSPIRDANFGGLSYVGKYTGTLTDWLTVSAAYGKMKDRFDTTVLGSNDPLARNFSGGDVGGVSDGGNYGDQRSATLTSPYATEREFYRADADLYFTALGEHHIRFGFDTEINTLARTTVNTGGDFLLGNGQISQAAYDFGTGGAGYQFIIFPGNTAAGPGTVVDLIYFNSGGQFESKNKAFYIQDEWNVTDRLTLNLGLRRDDFAVDKADGSPFLRLDENYAPRLGFEYKLFDDQSARIYGFFGQYFLPVASNTAFRGAGAEVFFRERYTFDGFDANGLPATTGAQITSAEDSRYGLACPFALSPNGAGGNTCRVTGDGTVPGSSQFFASDLKATKQSEYIIGYEQDLGDWTVGLSYIRRVLDRTAEDASIDFAAGNYCVAEGFSRADCDDIWNGFHQYVTFNVGSGMTVDLLGGGSPGNPADALDGRTVTFSAEDLGLPEVTRTYDAVEFTFDRKWDGNWSLGGSYTWSESKGNTEGYVQSDFGQDDAGITQDFDVIGFTDFANGLLPNHRRHRMKLFGAVALGDKITIGGNASLASPRPLSCFGFHPTDITGNLYGAASRYCGLQPFQRGTGFRTDWESRFDLSGRYNIETETGQTITFRADVFNIFNSQAITQRIETGDLDIAGQNAAGEPTAVTADPDYGLASGFQAARSVRLGIDISF comes from the coding sequence ATGAATAGCACAAACTTCCGCAAGCATATGCTTGGAGCCGGTAGTGCGCTTCGCGTACTGGCCATGGTTGGAGCCGGCGTCGCCGCTTCTACCGTAGCCATCACGCCAGCCGCTGCTCAGGATTACACATCAGGCGCCATTACTGGCACCGTAACTGACGACACTGGCGCGGCCGTATCGGGCGCAACTGTAACAGTCGTTTCGCAGTCGCAGGGTTTTACCCGCACTTCGACAACGTCTTCTAATGGTAATTTCCGTTTCGGTTCGCTGCCAACAGGCGACTACGACATTGAAGTTTCCAATGGCGGCACCGTTGGCTACCGTGCCGAGGCAGTTCCTGTTCTCGCTGGTCAGTCGAACTCGATCAACATCGAACTTGCTTCAACCGGCGGTGATGTCATCACTGTTATCGGTACGCAGATTGCAAACGACTTCGAAGGCACCACACAGGGCCTGAACGTTGATCTGGAAGAGCTCGTAAAGACCGTTCCAATCAGCCGCGACCTTACATCGGTTGTTCTGCTTGCTCCCGGTACAACTCAGGGCGACTCGGCTTTCGGTAACCTCGCATCGATCGGCGGTTCGTCGGTTGCTGAGAACGCTTACTACGTAAACGGCCTCAACCTCACGAACTTCGATAACTATCTCGGTTCGGCACGTGTGCCTTTCGAAATGCTTCGTAGCGTTGAAGCGAAGACCGGCGGCTACCCAGCTGAATTCGGTCGCGCTACCGGCGGTGTTGTTAACTCCGTAACGAAGTCCGGTTCGAACGACTGGAGCGGCGCAGTTCACCTTAACTGGGAACCTGATTTCCTTCAGTCCTACGGCGAAGACCAATTCCGTAACGGCCTCGGCAGCAACATCACGAACCGTGCGGCTGAAACGTCGGACTCCTATTCGGCGATTGTCGAACTTGGTGGCCCGATCATCAAGGATCGCCTCTTCGTATATGGTCTCGTTGAATTCCGTGAAGACAAGTTCACGACCGTAAACCGCGCGAATAATACGGTTACCGAAACGGTAGCAGACGATCCGTTCTGGGGTGTAAAGGTTGACGCGTATCCGCTCGACAATCACCACTTCGAATTCACGATCTTCGACACCGAACGCACCAGCAACGTATCCGAAGGCAGCTATCTCGAAACGGCTAACGGCGTTCAAATCGGACAGTTCAGCCCGATCCGCGACGCAAACTTCGGTGGCCTTAGCTACGTTGGTAAGTACACCGGCACGCTCACCGATTGGCTGACCGTTTCGGCTGCTTACGGTAAGATGAAGGATCGCTTCGATACAACCGTTCTCGGTTCGAACGACCCACTTGCGCGTAACTTCTCGGGCGGCGACGTTGGCGGCGTATCTGACGGTGGTAACTACGGTGACCAACGTTCGGCTACCCTGACATCGCCATATGCGACAGAACGTGAGTTCTATCGTGCTGATGCTGACCTTTACTTCACGGCACTTGGTGAACACCACATTCGCTTCGGTTTCGATACAGAAATCAACACCTTGGCGCGTACCACTGTGAACACTGGCGGCGACTTCCTGCTCGGCAACGGCCAGATTTCGCAAGCTGCGTATGACTTTGGTACCGGCGGTGCTGGTTACCAGTTCATCATCTTCCCAGGTAACACTGCTGCGGGCCCAGGCACCGTTGTCGACCTGATCTACTTCAACAGTGGTGGTCAGTTCGAGTCGAAGAACAAGGCGTTCTACATTCAGGACGAATGGAACGTTACGGACCGTTTGACCCTGAACCTCGGCTTGCGTCGTGATGATTTCGCAGTGGACAAGGCTGACGGCTCGCCGTTCCTTCGCCTCGACGAAAACTACGCACCACGCCTTGGCTTCGAATACAAGTTGTTCGATGATCAGTCCGCTCGTATCTACGGCTTCTTCGGTCAGTACTTCCTGCCCGTCGCCAGTAACACCGCCTTCCGTGGCGCTGGTGCGGAAGTCTTCTTCCGTGAGCGTTACACCTTTGACGGTTTCGATGCGAATGGCCTGCCAGCAACAACCGGCGCGCAGATCACATCTGCAGAAGATAGCCGTTACGGTCTTGCTTGCCCGTTCGCGCTCTCGCCAAACGGCGCTGGTGGTAACACTTGCCGCGTAACGGGCGACGGTACGGTTCCAGGATCGTCGCAGTTCTTCGCTTCGGATCTTAAGGCTACCAAGCAGTCCGAATACATCATCGGTTACGAGCAGGATCTCGGCGACTGGACAGTGGGTCTTTCCTACATCCGCCGTGTTCTTGACCGGACGGCGGAAGATGCCTCGATCGACTTCGCAGCAGGCAACTACTGTGTCGCAGAAGGCTTCTCTCGCGCGGATTGTGATGATATCTGGAATGGCTTCCACCAGTATGTGACCTTCAATGTCGGCAGCGGCATGACGGTTGACCTGCTTGGCGGCGGTTCACCTGGTAACCCAGCGGACGCCCTAGACGGCCGTACAGTTACCTTCTCTGCTGAAGATCTAGGTCTTCCAGAAGTTACCCGTACCTACGATGCTGTCGAATTCACATTCGACCGTAAGTGGGATGGTAACTGGAGCCTCGGCGGTTCGTACACATGGTCCGAATCCAAGGGTAACACCGAAGGTTACGTTCAGTCTGACTTCGGTCAGGATGATGCCGGTATTACGCAGGACTTTGACGTCATCGGCTTCACCGATTTCGCCAACGGTCTCCTGCCAAACCACCGTCGTCACCGGATGAAACTGTTCGGTGCTGTTGCACTGGGTGACAAGATCACCATCGGCGGTAACGCTTCATTGGCTTCACCTCGTCCGCTCAGCTGCTTCGGTTTCCACCCGACCGATATTACCGGCAACCTCTACGGTGCCGCATCGCGTTACTGTGGTCTTCAGCCGTTCCAGCGTGGCACGGGCTTCCGGACTGACTGGGAATCACGTTTCGACCTTTCCGGTCGTTACAACATCGAGACCGAAACCGGTCAGACCATCACGTTCCGTGCTGATGTCTTCAACATCTTCAATTCGCAGGCTATCACGCAGCGTATTGAAACTGGTGATCTCGACATTGCAGGTCAGAACGCTGCTGGCGAACCAACAGCTGTTACCGCTGATCCAGACTACGGTCTTGCTTCAGGCTTCCAGGCTGCTCGTTCGGTCCGCTTGGGCATCGACATCAGCTTCTAA
- the clpB gene encoding ATP-dependent chaperone ClpB, with protein sequence MNLEKFTDRAKGFLQSAQTVAIRNSHQRIGPEHLLKALLEDEEGMAAGLVQRAGGDAGKAEAGADAALGKIASVSGGGAQSTPGLDNDAVRVLDQAEQIAEKAGDSFVTVERLLVALTLATTTAAGQALKAAGVDPKALNTAINELRNGRTADTASAENAYDAMKKYARDLTQAARDGKLDPVIGRDEEIRRTIQILARRTKNNPALIGEPGVGKTAIAEGLALRIANGDVPDSLKGRTLMSLDMGSLIAGAKYRGEFEERLKAVLDEVKGSDGQIILFIDEMHTLIGAGASEGSMDASNLLKPALSRGELHTIGATTLDEYQKYVEKDPALQRRFQPVLIEEPTVEDTISILRGLKEKYELHHGVRITDGAIVSAATLSNRYISNRFLPDKAIDLMDEAASRIRMEVESKPEEIENLDRRIVQLKIEEMALAKESDQASKDRLTALREELANLEEESASLTTRWQGERDKIAAEGKVKEQLDHARLELEQAERAGDLAKAGELSYGTIPDLEKKLIEAEGHAENALLREEVTEDDIAGVVSRWTGVPVDRMMAGEREKLLKMEEVIGKRVIGQEEAVNAVSKAVRRARAGLQDPGRPLGSFLFLGPTGVGKTELTKALAEFLFDDDSAMVRIDMSEFMEKHSVARLIGAPPGYVGYDEGGVLTESVRRRPYQVVLFDEVEKAHSDVFNVLLQVLDDGRLTDGQGRVVDFSNTLIILTSNLGSQFLTQLEDGQKVADVEPQVMDIVRGHFRPEFLNRLDEIILFHRLAQEHMAPIVDIQVGRVQKLLKDRKIVLDLTDAARRWLGRVGYDPVYGARPLKRAVQRYLQDPLAEKLLAGEVPDGSTVAIDEGDGALQFDVQAKDA encoded by the coding sequence ATGAATCTCGAAAAGTTCACCGACCGCGCGAAGGGCTTTCTGCAGTCGGCACAGACCGTTGCGATCCGCAATTCACATCAGCGGATTGGCCCCGAGCATTTGTTGAAGGCGCTGCTCGAAGACGAGGAAGGCATGGCAGCTGGCCTGGTCCAGCGTGCCGGCGGTGATGCAGGCAAGGCCGAAGCGGGCGCGGATGCCGCGCTTGGTAAGATCGCTTCAGTATCGGGCGGGGGCGCGCAGAGCACGCCGGGTCTTGATAATGATGCGGTGCGGGTACTCGATCAAGCAGAGCAGATCGCGGAAAAGGCTGGCGACAGCTTCGTCACTGTCGAACGACTATTGGTTGCGCTGACCCTCGCTACCACAACGGCCGCGGGCCAAGCCCTGAAAGCCGCTGGTGTCGACCCCAAGGCGCTCAACACAGCTATCAACGAACTGCGCAATGGCCGCACGGCTGACACTGCCAGCGCCGAAAATGCCTATGATGCGATGAAGAAATACGCCCGCGATCTGACGCAGGCAGCGCGCGACGGCAAGCTCGACCCGGTTATCGGCCGTGACGAGGAAATTCGCCGCACGATCCAGATTCTGGCCCGGCGGACCAAGAATAATCCGGCTCTGATAGGCGAACCCGGCGTTGGTAAGACAGCCATCGCTGAGGGGCTGGCGCTGCGGATTGCCAATGGCGATGTACCGGATAGCCTCAAGGGCCGCACGCTTATGTCGCTCGACATGGGCTCACTGATCGCGGGCGCAAAATATCGCGGTGAGTTCGAGGAGCGACTGAAGGCCGTGCTTGATGAAGTGAAAGGCAGCGACGGCCAGATCATCTTGTTCATCGACGAAATGCACACGTTGATTGGGGCCGGTGCGTCCGAAGGTTCGATGGATGCCAGCAATCTGCTGAAGCCGGCGCTTTCGCGCGGTGAATTGCACACTATCGGTGCCACAACGCTCGACGAATATCAGAAGTATGTCGAGAAAGATCCGGCATTGCAGCGCCGTTTCCAACCGGTGTTGATCGAAGAGCCGACTGTCGAAGACACGATTTCAATCCTGCGCGGGCTGAAGGAGAAGTACGAACTTCACCACGGCGTTCGTATTACCGATGGCGCGATTGTATCGGCTGCGACGCTTTCCAACCGCTACATCTCCAACCGCTTCCTGCCAGACAAAGCCATCGATTTGATGGACGAAGCCGCTAGCCGTATCCGGATGGAAGTGGAATCGAAGCCGGAGGAAATCGAAAACCTCGACCGCCGGATCGTTCAGCTCAAGATTGAAGAAATGGCACTCGCTAAGGAAAGCGATCAGGCGTCGAAAGACCGGCTGACTGCTCTGCGTGAAGAGCTGGCCAATCTCGAAGAAGAATCCGCGTCTCTGACCACCCGCTGGCAGGGCGAGCGCGATAAGATCGCCGCCGAGGGTAAGGTTAAAGAACAGCTCGATCATGCGCGGCTAGAGCTTGAGCAAGCCGAGCGTGCTGGTGATCTCGCGAAGGCGGGGGAACTGTCATATGGCACCATCCCCGACCTGGAGAAGAAACTGATCGAGGCAGAAGGCCACGCTGAGAACGCGCTGCTGCGCGAAGAAGTGACCGAAGACGACATTGCGGGCGTCGTCAGCCGTTGGACTGGTGTTCCGGTCGACCGGATGATGGCCGGCGAGCGCGAGAAATTGCTCAAGATGGAAGAAGTCATCGGCAAGCGCGTGATTGGTCAGGAAGAGGCGGTAAACGCTGTGTCCAAGGCCGTCCGCCGTGCGCGTGCTGGCTTGCAGGATCCGGGCCGTCCGCTCGGCAGCTTCCTGTTCCTCGGCCCCACAGGTGTCGGCAAGACCGAGCTCACCAAGGCGCTCGCAGAGTTTCTGTTCGACGACGACAGCGCGATGGTTCGCATCGATATGAGCGAATTCATGGAGAAACACTCCGTTGCCCGCCTGATCGGCGCGCCTCCGGGCTATGTCGGATATGACGAAGGCGGTGTGTTGACCGAATCCGTGCGGCGCAGGCCCTATCAAGTCGTGCTGTTTGACGAGGTCGAGAAGGCCCACAGCGACGTCTTCAACGTGCTGCTGCAGGTGCTCGATGATGGCCGGCTAACCGACGGTCAGGGCAGGGTGGTCGATTTCTCGAACACGCTGATCATTCTGACGTCGAACCTTGGCAGCCAGTTCCTGACACAGCTTGAGGACGGCCAGAAGGTCGCCGATGTCGAACCGCAGGTGATGGATATCGTGCGCGGACATTTCCGTCCTGAATTCCTCAACCGGTTGGATGAGATCATTCTGTTCCACCGCTTGGCGCAGGAGCATATGGCACCGATAGTCGATATCCAGGTCGGCCGTGTGCAGAAACTGCTGAAGGACCGCAAGATCGTGCTCGATCTGACTGATGCAGCGCGCCGCTGGCTGGGCAGGGTGGGTTATGACCCGGTTTACGGGGCAAGGCCGCTCAAACGCGCCGTGCAGCGCTATCTTCAGGATCCGCTGGCTGAGAAACTGCTAGCGGGTGAAGTGCCTGATGGTAGCACAGTTGCAATCGATGAAGGCGACGGCGCCCTGCAGTTTGACGTGCAAGCAAAGGACGCTTGA
- a CDS encoding acylase, with translation MRALGLIGLCFLGLLGSVLIGLMVWEPFTASPATPPAAKAYQAEILRDQFGVPHISGKTDADVAYGLARAHAEDDFETLQEVVSMTRGRYGAIAGQDGAAIDYALELLGARETAQRDYAKLPADTRAVLEAYATGLNDYADANPGELALSNLFPVNGEDIATGFVLRQPFFFGLNNTLGPLVEGTERNPEFGPKLDMSPKKPAPLAMGEDGMMSGSNAFAIAPERSGDGVTRLVSNSHQPWRGGVAWYEATIESEEGWHFSGATFPGSPYIFLGHNEHLGWTNTVNRPDMVDVYELSVNANGTEYRMDGKWKPLEKNQFWLKVRFGPLVVPVPRTTYRSEHGPVIKNDNGYFAFRYGGMESLGQLDAYYRIGKTKNLDEWLEVMKRQEIPSTNFIYADKEGNIAYLYNASIPDRPTGYDWRGVLKGDISANIWSGLAPFEKKPKYINPSSGFLYNSNNMPFYAAGESDLSPDSVEPELGVELTMTNRAWRAHKLLTATNPIGREELEAIKYDTGYERLDYVADLMDGIAALDVSDDEELVQAQKLLAEWDYNADGVGRGDALALLTIREMMGTRYSNEPDPDMRELLQHAADHLMDNFGRLDIPQSHILRLQQGDVDLPVDGGSDTLRASTLWDIQDDGRLAIRHGDSFIQFVEWEPGKPVRSESIQPYGQAITRPDSPHFSDQSALFVQHKLKPVHFTRADALANAVRRYTVSSR, from the coding sequence ATGCGTGCTTTAGGCCTCATCGGCTTGTGCTTTTTGGGCCTACTGGGCTCAGTGCTGATCGGATTGATGGTCTGGGAACCGTTTACCGCGAGCCCTGCCACACCCCCTGCGGCTAAAGCCTATCAAGCTGAAATCCTGCGCGACCAGTTTGGTGTGCCGCACATCTCCGGCAAGACGGACGCCGACGTCGCTTACGGCCTCGCCCGCGCGCATGCCGAAGACGACTTCGAAACACTACAAGAGGTCGTGTCCATGACACGCGGCCGCTATGGCGCGATTGCCGGACAAGACGGTGCCGCCATCGATTACGCACTCGAATTGCTGGGCGCCCGCGAAACGGCGCAGCGCGATTATGCCAAACTGCCAGCCGATACGCGCGCCGTGCTTGAGGCGTATGCGACCGGCCTCAACGATTATGCTGATGCCAATCCGGGCGAGCTAGCCCTGTCCAACCTGTTCCCTGTAAACGGCGAAGATATCGCCACCGGTTTCGTTCTGCGTCAGCCGTTCTTCTTCGGTCTCAACAACACCCTTGGCCCGTTAGTCGAAGGCACGGAACGCAACCCCGAATTCGGCCCCAAGCTGGATATGTCACCCAAGAAACCCGCCCCGCTCGCTATGGGCGAGGATGGGATGATGTCCGGCTCCAACGCTTTCGCTATCGCGCCAGAGCGCTCAGGTGACGGCGTGACGCGCCTTGTCTCCAACAGCCACCAGCCATGGCGCGGCGGCGTCGCATGGTATGAGGCGACTATCGAAAGCGAAGAAGGCTGGCACTTCTCCGGCGCGACCTTCCCGGGCAGCCCCTACATCTTCCTTGGCCATAACGAGCATCTTGGCTGGACCAACACAGTCAACCGCCCTGATATGGTCGATGTTTACGAACTGAGCGTAAATGCGAACGGTACCGAATACCGCATGGACGGAAAGTGGAAGCCGCTGGAGAAGAACCAGTTCTGGCTGAAAGTCCGCTTCGGCCCGCTGGTTGTTCCTGTGCCGCGCACCACCTATCGCAGCGAGCACGGCCCGGTGATCAAGAACGACAATGGCTATTTCGCATTCCGTTATGGCGGGATGGAATCGCTCGGCCAGCTGGATGCCTATTACCGGATTGGCAAGACCAAAAACCTCGATGAATGGCTCGAGGTGATGAAGCGGCAGGAAATTCCCTCCACCAACTTCATCTATGCCGATAAGGAAGGCAATATTGCCTATCTCTACAACGCATCAATTCCCGACCGGCCCACCGGCTATGATTGGCGCGGTGTGCTGAAGGGCGATATTTCGGCCAATATCTGGAGCGGCTTGGCGCCGTTCGAAAAGAAGCCGAAATATATTAATCCGTCTTCCGGATTCCTGTATAATTCCAACAATATGCCGTTTTACGCTGCCGGTGAGAGCGACCTTTCACCCGACAGCGTCGAGCCGGAATTAGGCGTGGAACTGACCATGACTAACCGCGCATGGCGCGCGCATAAGCTACTGACTGCCACGAACCCCATCGGGCGGGAGGAACTGGAAGCGATCAAATATGATACCGGCTATGAGCGACTGGATTACGTTGCCGACCTGATGGACGGGATTGCAGCGCTCGACGTGTCGGATGACGAAGAACTGGTCCAAGCTCAGAAGCTTCTCGCCGAATGGGATTACAATGCTGATGGTGTGGGCCGCGGCGATGCGCTGGCTTTGCTAACGATCCGCGAGATGATGGGTACGCGCTATTCCAACGAGCCCGACCCTGACATGCGCGAGTTGCTGCAACATGCCGCCGACCATCTGATGGACAACTTTGGACGACTGGATATCCCACAGTCACATATCCTACGCTTGCAGCAGGGCGATGTTGACCTTCCCGTTGATGGAGGCAGTGACACTCTGCGTGCCTCGACGCTTTGGGACATTCAGGACGATGGCCGGTTGGCGATCAGGCATGGCGACAGCTTCATCCAATTCGTCGAATGGGAGCCGGGTAAACCGGTGCGGTCAGAATCAATTCAGCCTTATGGCCAAGCGATCACCCGCCCCGACAGTCCGCATTTCTCGGACCAGTCGGCGCTATTCGTGCAGCATAAGCTCAAGCCAGTGCATTTCACCCGCGCTGATGCGCTGGCAAATGCCGTTCGTCGATATACTGTGTCGAGCCGCTAG
- a CDS encoding acetyl-CoA C-acetyltransferase produces the protein MPHAYIVDAVRTAGGRRGGRLAGVHPVDLAAASLDALVERSGIDPASVDDVIMGCVTQAGEQAMQVGRNAVLASKHLPQATPAVTIDRQCGSSQQAIQFAAQAVMSGTQDVVIAAGIESMSRVPMGTNATFHMKEGMGHYKSPGLEVKYPGIMFSQFMGAEMIVQKHGFTKDDLDRFAFSSHEKAIAASNSGAFVKEIVPIAVESADGSEQHTLDEGIRFDATLDSIAGVKLLSEEGTITAASASQICDGSSATLIVSEEVLKAQNLTPLARIHNLTVTAGDPVIMLEEPLFATDRALERAGMKIDDIDLYEVNEAFAPVPLAWLKHTGADPERLNVNGGAIALGHPLGASGTKLMSTLVHALHARGKKYGLQTMCEGGGVANVTIVEAL, from the coding sequence ATGCCCCACGCATATATCGTTGATGCTGTAAGAACTGCTGGCGGACGAAGGGGTGGGCGACTCGCAGGTGTTCATCCTGTGGATTTGGCTGCTGCATCGCTGGATGCCTTGGTTGAACGGTCGGGAATCGATCCTGCAAGCGTTGATGATGTGATCATGGGCTGCGTCACGCAGGCGGGCGAGCAGGCAATGCAGGTAGGGCGCAATGCAGTGCTCGCTTCGAAACACCTTCCCCAAGCGACACCCGCAGTGACTATCGATCGCCAATGCGGCTCGTCGCAGCAGGCAATCCAGTTTGCGGCGCAGGCTGTGATGTCAGGAACGCAGGACGTGGTGATTGCGGCCGGTATCGAAAGCATGAGCCGTGTTCCGATGGGTACCAACGCTACCTTCCATATGAAGGAAGGGATGGGCCATTATAAATCGCCGGGCCTAGAGGTGAAATATCCTGGCATCATGTTCTCTCAATTTATGGGCGCGGAAATGATCGTTCAGAAGCATGGCTTCACCAAAGATGATCTCGACCGCTTTGCCTTTAGCAGCCACGAGAAGGCCATTGCGGCGAGCAATTCGGGCGCTTTTGTGAAGGAAATCGTACCGATCGCGGTCGAGTCGGCTGATGGCAGCGAACAGCATACGCTCGACGAAGGCATCCGGTTCGACGCTACATTGGATAGCATCGCCGGCGTGAAGCTCTTAAGCGAGGAGGGCACGATCACGGCCGCTAGCGCCAGTCAGATATGTGATGGATCAAGCGCCACTCTGATCGTTTCGGAAGAGGTGCTCAAAGCACAGAACCTCACGCCGCTGGCACGGATCCACAACCTCACAGTTACGGCGGGCGATCCGGTTATCATGCTGGAGGAGCCGTTATTTGCCACTGACCGTGCACTTGAGCGCGCGGGTATGAAGATTGACGACATCGACCTTTACGAAGTGAACGAAGCCTTCGCGCCGGTGCCGCTCGCTTGGCTTAAGCACACCGGTGCCGATCCGGAGCGCTTGAATGTGAATGGCGGCGCGATTGCTCTGGGCCATCCGCTGGGCGCGTCGGGCACCAAATTGATGTCCACACTCGTCCATGCGCTTCACGCGCGCGGCAAGAAATACGGTCTCCAGACGATGTGCGAAGGCGGCGGAGTCGCCAATGTCACCATCGTCGAAGCACTTTAA
- a CDS encoding SDR family NAD(P)-dependent oxidoreductase, translating into MKLDSSVSAVVTGGASGLGEATARALAAQGVKVAIFDLQEEKGEAVAKDIGGIFCEVNVTEDASVDAGFAKAREAHGQESVLVNCAGVGNAMKTASRSKTDGSIKHFPLDAFNFIIQINLVGTFRCIAKSAAGMLTLDAGEDGLRGAIVNTASVAAEDGQMGQAAYSASKGGVVGMTLPVARDLMSEGVRVNTILPGIFETPLMNAAPPQVKDALAASVPFPKRLGKPEEYAHLALTMIQNDYFNGEDVRLDGAIRMAPR; encoded by the coding sequence ATGAAACTCGATAGTTCAGTCTCCGCAGTCGTCACTGGCGGCGCATCCGGCCTCGGTGAAGCCACTGCCCGCGCGCTTGCCGCACAAGGTGTCAAAGTCGCTATCTTCGACCTTCAGGAAGAAAAGGGCGAAGCTGTCGCCAAAGATATTGGCGGGATATTTTGCGAAGTAAACGTGACCGAAGATGCCAGCGTCGATGCCGGTTTTGCCAAGGCGCGTGAGGCGCATGGTCAAGAAAGCGTCCTCGTCAATTGCGCCGGTGTCGGCAATGCGATGAAGACTGCCAGCCGTTCGAAGACCGACGGTTCGATCAAGCACTTCCCGCTCGACGCGTTCAACTTCATTATCCAGATCAACCTTGTCGGCACATTCCGCTGCATCGCCAAATCGGCTGCGGGTATGCTGACTCTGGACGCCGGCGAAGACGGTCTGCGCGGCGCAATCGTCAACACTGCCTCGGTTGCCGCTGAAGATGGCCAGATGGGGCAAGCAGCTTACTCCGCATCCAAGGGCGGCGTTGTCGGCATGACTTTGCCGGTCGCGCGCGATCTCATGAGCGAAGGCGTTCGGGTAAACACAATCCTCCCGGGTATTTTCGAAACCCCGCTTATGAATGCTGCTCCGCCTCAGGTGAAAGACGCGCTTGCTGCGTCGGTTCCATTTCCCAAGCGTCTCGGCAAACCAGAAGAATATGCGCATCTGGCGCTGACGATGATCCAGAACGATTACTTCAATGGCGAAGACGTTCGCCTTGATGGCGCGATCCGCATGGCTCCGCGCTGA